One genomic window of Mucilaginibacter sp. SJ includes the following:
- a CDS encoding BNR repeat-containing protein, which translates to MKLYHLRSLFFICILFGSTVVVFAQTHKATTTTIGLGWANNSVNTVVFRKNSLVTFKGEQYAAYYNNDEVLVLAKRKSGSANWQVAATQYKADAADAHKDISIMVDGAGYLHVAWGHHNQTLNYAKSIKPGGLVLSAQQSMTGITENKVSYPEFYRLPGGDLLFVYRDGGSGNGNLVMNRYSIATHKWVNIQQNLIDGEDKRNAYWQMCIDKKGTIHISWVWRESPDVASNHDMGYARSNDGGLSWEKSTGEKYTLPINAANAEYACKIPQHSELINQTSMFADDRGNPFIATYWRDSSTTIPQYHIVFKTRGNWQSADLGFRKTAFDLGGTGTKRIPISRPQIIAWNKDGKQSAALIFRDAERGDKVSVAMNADLKTSNWQVSDLTTTPVGEWEPTYDTELWKDKKILNLFVQQVTQVDGEGKASIPPTKVQVLEWKPSL; encoded by the coding sequence ATGAAGCTATACCATTTAAGATCACTGTTTTTTATATGTATCCTGTTTGGGAGCACTGTTGTTGTATTCGCTCAAACCCACAAAGCAACTACTACCACTATTGGTTTAGGCTGGGCAAATAACTCCGTCAACACGGTTGTGTTCCGCAAAAACTCATTGGTTACTTTTAAAGGCGAACAATATGCTGCTTATTATAACAACGACGAGGTGTTGGTTTTGGCTAAAAGAAAAAGCGGATCTGCTAACTGGCAGGTTGCCGCAACGCAATATAAAGCCGATGCTGCCGATGCTCATAAGGATATCAGTATCATGGTTGACGGCGCCGGCTATTTGCACGTTGCCTGGGGGCATCATAACCAAACCTTGAATTATGCTAAAAGCATTAAGCCCGGAGGTCTTGTTTTGTCGGCGCAACAAAGTATGACGGGTATTACCGAAAACAAGGTAAGCTACCCGGAGTTTTACCGTTTGCCGGGCGGAGATCTGTTATTTGTTTACCGCGACGGCGGCTCGGGGAATGGAAACCTGGTGATGAACAGATATAGTATCGCCACGCACAAATGGGTCAACATCCAGCAAAATCTTATTGACGGTGAGGATAAACGAAATGCCTACTGGCAAATGTGCATCGACAAAAAAGGGACTATCCACATTTCATGGGTATGGCGTGAAAGCCCTGACGTAGCAAGCAACCACGATATGGGGTATGCCCGCTCAAATGATGGTGGCTTGAGCTGGGAAAAATCAACCGGCGAAAAATATACGCTGCCAATTAATGCAGCGAATGCGGAGTATGCTTGCAAGATACCGCAGCACAGCGAACTCATTAATCAAACATCCATGTTTGCCGATGATAGGGGTAATCCATTTATTGCCACTTATTGGCGCGATAGTAGTACGACCATCCCACAATATCATATTGTTTTTAAAACCAGGGGGAATTGGCAGTCGGCTGATCTTGGTTTCAGGAAAACGGCATTCGACCTTGGTGGCACGGGTACCAAACGGATCCCAATTTCGCGCCCACAGATCATTGCCTGGAACAAGGACGGGAAGCAATCAGCAGCGCTAATTTTCAGGGATGCCGAACGCGGCGATAAAGTTTCTGTAGCGATGAATGCCGACCTGAAAACTTCAAACTGGCAGGTTAGCGATTTAACAACTACACCTGTAGGGGAGTGGGAGCCAACCTATGATACCGAATTATGGAAGGATAAAAAGATTCTTAACCTGTTTGTACAACAGGTTACCCAGGTTGATGGCGAAGGTAAAGCCAGCATACCGCCCACCAAAGTACAGGTGTTGGAATGGAAGCCTTCGTTGTAA
- a CDS encoding DUF2264 domain-containing protein, whose product MKKLIFYFVLISAPFCASAQSKKNTAQVSDRKLWLSYMDKVARPVISNLAADQLKEKMPMQLSDKIDNKESRAKVGYLEAFGRTLCGIAPWLQLEGGDPAEIKLREQYRAWSLKAIANAVNPQAKDYLQWNGGQPLVDASFVAFALVRSPWLWEHLDEATKKQVVEVMKVTRATVPVYSNWILFSGMIEAFFCKYDLGYDPVRVEFGIREFTEHWYVGDGMYSDGMSFHLDYYNSIVIHPNLSSILEEVNAKKKTYVREEQRELAVGQRYAEVLERLINADGSFPAIGRSIVYRGGAFHHLANIAYKKQLPANLKPAQVRCALTAMIKKTLGAPQTFTADGWLNMGLYGKQPGLADFYITTGSLYFCATVFVPLGLPETDPFWADADESWTAVKIWSGQDAPADHALDIKK is encoded by the coding sequence ATGAAGAAACTCATATTTTACTTCGTATTGATAAGTGCTCCGTTTTGTGCATCCGCCCAAAGCAAAAAGAATACTGCGCAGGTATCCGACAGGAAATTATGGCTAAGCTACATGGATAAGGTAGCCCGGCCTGTGATCAGCAACCTTGCAGCCGATCAGCTTAAAGAGAAAATGCCTATGCAACTATCAGATAAGATTGATAATAAGGAAAGCCGGGCCAAAGTGGGTTACCTTGAAGCTTTTGGCCGCACGCTATGTGGTATAGCACCATGGTTACAGTTAGAAGGTGGTGATCCAGCCGAAATAAAACTTCGTGAGCAATATCGGGCATGGTCTTTAAAGGCTATCGCTAACGCTGTTAATCCGCAGGCTAAAGATTATCTGCAATGGAACGGAGGCCAGCCCTTGGTTGATGCCTCATTTGTGGCTTTTGCATTGGTACGGAGCCCATGGTTATGGGAGCATCTTGATGAAGCTACAAAAAAGCAGGTGGTTGAAGTGATGAAGGTTACCCGCGCAACTGTTCCGGTTTACTCCAACTGGATTTTGTTTTCGGGGATGATAGAGGCCTTTTTTTGCAAATATGATTTGGGCTATGACCCGGTAAGGGTTGAATTTGGCATCCGCGAATTTACCGAACACTGGTATGTTGGCGATGGTATGTATTCGGACGGGATGAGCTTTCATCTCGATTATTATAATAGCATCGTGATCCACCCAAACCTGAGCAGCATATTGGAGGAAGTTAATGCTAAAAAGAAAACTTATGTGCGTGAGGAACAACGTGAGTTGGCTGTTGGCCAACGTTATGCCGAAGTGCTTGAGCGCCTTATTAATGCTGATGGAAGCTTTCCGGCTATCGGACGGTCTATAGTTTATCGCGGCGGCGCATTTCATCATTTAGCAAATATCGCCTACAAAAAACAACTGCCTGCAAACCTGAAACCGGCACAGGTAAGATGCGCGCTAACAGCTATGATCAAAAAAACACTTGGCGCACCGCAAACTTTTACTGCCGATGGCTGGCTTAATATGGGTTTATATGGCAAGCAGCCCGGCCTGGCCGATTTTTATATTACAACCGGCAGCCTTTATTTCTGCGCTACTGTTTTTGTACCATTAGGCTTGCCCGAAACCGATCCGTTTTGGGCCGATGCAGATGAATCATGGACGGCTGTTAAAATCTGGAGCGGCCAGGATGCACCTGCCGATCATGCACTTGACATAAAAAAATAA
- a CDS encoding glycoside hydrolase family 43 protein, with product MKYYRFLLLSALLLLSIVGRAQTKLTSFSPGAIWPDDKGVHINAHGGGILYNNGVYYWFGEHKIAGDAGNRAMVGVHCYSSKDLYNWKDEGISLSVSSDTTNDIAKGCILERPKVVYNKKTKKYVMWFHLELLGKGYSAARAGVAVSDKVTGPYKFIKSYRPNPGQMPFYPALTPEGDKINCVSPAHETDKFFCRDLPGGQMARDMTVFVDDDGKAYHVFSSEENYTLDLAELTPDYMGHTGKFIRIYIGHQTEAPALFKRNGTYYMIGSGCTGWAPNAARWFSAKSIWGPWTYHGNPCQGPDSKITYGGQSTHVLPVAGKKDAFIFIADKWTPKDAIDGRYLWLPISFKGDDIEINWVDNWNLDVFKK from the coding sequence ATGAAATACTATCGATTTTTACTACTATCTGCTCTTTTGCTGTTAAGCATTGTCGGCCGGGCTCAAACAAAATTAACCAGCTTTAGTCCGGGAGCTATCTGGCCTGACGATAAAGGGGTACATATTAATGCTCATGGGGGAGGCATCCTTTATAATAATGGTGTATACTATTGGTTTGGCGAACACAAAATTGCCGGTGATGCCGGTAACAGGGCGATGGTTGGGGTTCATTGCTATTCGTCAAAAGATCTGTACAACTGGAAAGACGAAGGGATTTCGCTGAGCGTTTCGTCCGATACTACGAACGACATTGCAAAAGGCTGTATCCTGGAAAGACCAAAGGTTGTTTATAACAAAAAGACCAAAAAGTATGTGATGTGGTTTCACCTTGAGCTATTAGGCAAGGGCTACAGCGCAGCGCGTGCCGGGGTCGCTGTAAGCGATAAGGTGACCGGCCCGTACAAGTTCATTAAAAGCTACCGCCCAAATCCAGGACAAATGCCGTTTTATCCTGCACTTACTCCCGAAGGCGATAAAATAAACTGTGTTAGTCCGGCTCACGAAACCGATAAGTTTTTTTGCCGCGATTTGCCCGGAGGCCAGATGGCCCGCGACATGACCGTTTTTGTTGATGACGATGGCAAAGCCTACCACGTTTTTTCATCCGAAGAAAACTATACCCTTGATTTGGCAGAGCTAACACCGGATTATATGGGCCATACAGGTAAGTTTATCCGTATTTATATAGGCCACCAAACTGAAGCTCCTGCTTTGTTTAAACGTAATGGCACTTATTATATGATTGGCTCTGGTTGTACAGGCTGGGCGCCAAATGCTGCCCGCTGGTTTTCTGCAAAATCAATCTGGGGGCCCTGGACTTATCACGGTAATCCTTGTCAGGGACCGGATAGCAAAATTACTTATGGCGGTCAAAGTACGCATGTATTGCCTGTAGCCGGTAAAAAAGATGCTTTCATATTTATAGCCGATAAATGGACCCCGAAAGATGCTATTGATGGCCGTTACCTGTGGTTGCCTATCAGCTTCAAGGGCGATGACATCGAAATAAATTGGGTGGATAACTGGAACCTTGATGTATTTAAAAAATAA
- a CDS encoding glycoside hydrolase family 2 protein has protein sequence MRNFISLCCLLLVAGTAAAQDSLITNIQSRKSLDLNGKWQYIVDPYETGFYDYRYKELNEKNGDAYWNSGIPANKTEKREHGYIDKYSIDVPGDWNHQKPEFTYYEGTIWYKKSFDYVKSANGSRQYIYFGAVNYRADVYLNGKKLGMHKGGFTPFNFEIPAGLLKEKENLLVVKVDNKRYADEVPTLNTDWWNYGGITRDVKLVEVPATYIRDFVIQLKKPVNGAVPAKQPEVSGWVKLSDTPPTGQNITVQIPELKFSKQFAATGTLTQVSFKLPKVQLWSPETPKLYKVIISSGADKAEDKIGFRTIEAHGPKLLLNGKPVFLRGICIHGEIPQDVRRAYSQQDAEQLLNQAHELGCNMVRLAHYPHDEKITRLADSLGIMVWSEIPVYWTIDFGNAAVLEKAKAQLNEMITRDHNRASIIIWSVGNETPISATRTNFMHNLIIKAKQLDNTRLVSAALEVNYSSGKDLNVVDDPLGEFVDLVAFNEYLGWYGGLPDKCRTTNWSTPYNKPLFISETGAEAKTGFHADSLTRFSEEYQEWYFKEQVDMFKRMPANFVGLSPWVMADFRSPKRNNPLYQEGWNRKGLYDDKGNKKKAFYILQNYYKQKSAEALNR, from the coding sequence ATGCGAAATTTTATAAGTTTATGCTGCCTGCTGCTTGTTGCCGGCACGGCCGCTGCACAGGATAGCCTGATCACCAATATTCAAAGCCGTAAATCGCTTGATCTGAATGGCAAATGGCAATACATTGTTGACCCCTACGAAACCGGGTTTTATGATTATCGTTACAAGGAGCTTAACGAAAAAAATGGCGACGCCTACTGGAACAGTGGCATCCCGGCTAACAAAACGGAGAAGAGGGAGCACGGCTACATTGATAAATATAGCATTGATGTACCCGGTGACTGGAATCATCAAAAGCCGGAGTTTACTTATTATGAAGGTACTATCTGGTATAAAAAATCATTCGACTATGTTAAATCCGCCAATGGCAGCAGACAGTACATATATTTTGGTGCTGTAAATTATCGTGCCGATGTATACCTGAACGGTAAAAAGCTGGGCATGCACAAAGGTGGCTTTACGCCGTTTAATTTTGAAATTCCTGCCGGACTGCTTAAGGAAAAGGAAAACCTGTTGGTGGTTAAGGTTGATAATAAGCGTTACGCCGATGAGGTGCCCACCCTCAATACCGATTGGTGGAATTACGGCGGTATTACCCGCGATGTAAAATTGGTTGAAGTGCCTGCTACCTACATCCGCGATTTTGTGATCCAGCTAAAAAAGCCCGTTAACGGTGCGGTTCCTGCTAAACAACCAGAGGTAAGCGGATGGGTTAAACTGAGCGATACTCCGCCAACTGGTCAAAATATCACCGTACAAATACCCGAACTTAAGTTTAGTAAGCAGTTTGCTGCTACAGGTACACTTACGCAAGTTAGTTTTAAATTACCAAAGGTGCAGCTATGGTCGCCGGAAACACCAAAACTGTACAAAGTTATTATAAGTAGCGGCGCCGATAAAGCAGAAGATAAGATAGGGTTCCGCACCATCGAGGCGCATGGCCCGAAGCTATTGTTAAACGGTAAGCCCGTATTTTTACGGGGGATCTGTATCCATGGCGAAATACCGCAGGATGTACGAAGGGCTTACAGCCAGCAGGATGCCGAACAATTGCTAAATCAGGCGCATGAGCTTGGCTGCAATATGGTAAGGCTGGCACATTATCCCCATGATGAAAAAATAACCCGACTGGCCGATTCTCTGGGTATTATGGTTTGGTCGGAGATCCCGGTTTACTGGACTATTGATTTTGGTAACGCTGCAGTGCTTGAAAAGGCAAAGGCGCAACTCAATGAGATGATCACCCGTGATCATAATCGCGCAAGCATCATTATCTGGTCGGTTGGTAACGAAACGCCAATAAGCGCAACCCGTACCAATTTTATGCACAACCTCATTATTAAGGCTAAGCAATTAGATAATACACGCCTGGTTTCGGCTGCGCTTGAGGTAAACTATAGTTCGGGTAAGGATTTGAATGTTGTGGATGACCCGTTGGGCGAGTTTGTTGACCTTGTTGCTTTTAACGAATACCTCGGCTGGTATGGCGGTCTGCCTGATAAATGCCGTACCACAAACTGGAGTACGCCATATAATAAACCTTTATTTATCAGCGAAACCGGGGCCGAAGCTAAAACCGGTTTTCATGCCGATTCATTGACCCGTTTTAGTGAAGAATACCAGGAATGGTACTTTAAGGAACAGGTAGATATGTTTAAGCGGATGCCTGCAAATTTTGTAGGTCTGTCACCATGGGTAATGGCCGATTTCCGGTCGCCAAAACGGAATAACCCACTGTACCAGGAAGGCTGGAACCGCAAGGGCCTTTATGACGATAAAGGCAATAAAAAGAAAGCGTTTTATATTCTTCAAAACTATTACAAACAAAAAAGCGCAGAAGCGCTGAACCGATAG